The Zingiber officinale cultivar Zhangliang chromosome 2A, Zo_v1.1, whole genome shotgun sequence genomic sequence TtgtaaagattattttttaaaaaaaaaaatctactaccTTAACGATCTCCATGTtataaatataaagaaaaataaatatagatacaTAGATATTAGACATATGATATAAGAATGACAATGAGATAGTGCAAAGACAGATTTGTCATCCTCATCCCCGCCCTCGAATTTCATCTCCATCCTCATCCCCATCTTTTCAGATTCCAAAAATCCCTGAACTCGAACTATCGAGGATCAAATGGTCATCTCAGCTCCATCTTTGCTTTGAtccctaaattaatttattaatattaatattaatattaatattttaaattttttaatattaatattattattattatcaatattattattattatttttaataataataataataataataataataatattattattattattattattattattattattattattattattttcgaaGCGGGTTCGGGGATGAGGACAATACCTCGATACCCGTCTCGAACCCACCCCATTCCTGAAAAAAATTCTCGAACCCGTCCCCATCCTCGAATAAATTAGGGATCATTGTCCCTATTTTGGGTTTTCCCTACAGGCCTCGAACCCGTGgagaaaattgtcatccctaacaTGGTGAGACAAATCTCATatcgtcagttcttgagaatTAACCTCTGGGCCCCCAGGCATAGCGCAAACAATGAACGCATGACATCTctagcgtaatggtcaggggtcgattctcaagaactgacgacTTGCGGTTTATCCTACCATGCGCCTAACACATGTGTACTTGTATTTAATacttccctccatatccgtgagacTGATACTCGAAAATtgttaatgtagcggatctataTTTTCTTTAAGAATTGACTTCTGATCATTATATTATGGCAGAGATCTCATATGCCCATATGTCCGCCGTCAGATGTTACGCCCCAGGACAACAAAGATTGTTTAAagttgatatgtcatgttgaAGAGCACAGATCTCCTGTACCACttttttgtggtccaggggatgTGCCACTCGTATTTGCGGTCGGATCATGACCGCGATCCGGTCACAAATTGTTGCGATCCTTTCTTGGGTTCACCGTCCccatcaggttatagtttttgttcagaGCGGGCGCCGCCCGGAGgcctccggtggtggataagtggccaGGTTACTAGACGCCGAGCGAGGGTGTCCTTCGGGCGGCCTCCGGCCATCcgttccgaacaaaaactataatctgATGGGGACGGTGAATCCAGGAAGAGATCGCAATTATTTACGGCCAGATTACGAttacgatccgtccacaaatacgaGTGACATATCCTCTAGATAATAAAAAGTGGTCAGAAGATCCTCCCTCCATGTTGAACGTCATGTGTGCTTAATTAATTGACTTAAAGATATTTAGAGCATTAAGTATCACTAGAATAACAGAATTATCATAATTACTTATTTATGATGGGCAGTACTCAGATACTTTATACTCTATAATATAATCAGTTGAGTCAACTTGAATAGCAATAACATACTATTACAACATACTTAGAGGGTCAGGGGCGACTTAGGTTCCGGTCGAGCACCGGTGTTGGAGTCTAGTGCTCGTGCTCCGCACGCGGAGAGGATTTCTCTAATCTCGTAATGCAAATAGGAATCTATTGATATAAAAAAGACCatgattaaaaaaattcaataattatCAGATTCGAACATCTCCGCTTCACAACTATTTTATCATCGACGTCAAAAagataatatttgaaaaataaactaataaAATTATAATGAGCAATTGACCAAATTAAGAACATATTTAAAATTATGGAATTTTTAAAAAGCACATGTAACTTTTACATTTTTCAAATAAGGACATATTTATTTtcattatgatattatattttaaaaatcaatatcacTTTAATGTTGCATAAAAATCCTAAAATAACACCAttgtaatattatatttttaaagtaaatcAAAATGGATAGGTGCTCAATTCCACAATTCTAAATTTACTGTCAattactaaattataatttatgaAGTTTTGCATAAatataatttacaaaaaaaaaaaacaatatttgAGTGAGAATTATATCCTTGCATACACCAGGCTATGTTCAAAGCTTCTATGTTTATCCTTTTGGATGTACTGCATCAGTATCCAATTGGATCCAGACCACAGATTATGGTCAAGGGGCTGCCACATTTCCTCAAAAGCCAAATATCTTTCTCTGTGATTTGTCTATGTGCTTCTGCTTCTCTGCCTCTTCCTCCTACTCCTCTTCCTCGGTGTCAGTCCAAACTACGTCACATCTGCATGCCCCAATTGGAGAACAACCTCTCTCATGGAGCTACAACTCTACTAGTTCAAAAAAGGATGCGAGATTTGTTGAGCTTATCCGCTACCAGAcccagaggaggaggaggaggaggaggaagaagaagaagccagaagccTCCCCTTCCTTGCTCCATTCCGCCTTGAGGGAATCCCTCTGCCAGATTCCTGCCATCCTCCTTCCTCTCCTGCTTCTCTCTTCTCTGTTCGTTTGCTTTTTTTTTCCTGGGATCGATTCTTCAGTTTGAGCGGCGGCTAGCTAGCTTTTTAATGGAGGGGGGAAGCGGCAGCGCAGGGCAGTTGGACGGCAAGGTAATGCAGACGTTCCAGAAGAACTTCGTTCAGGTGCAGAGCATACTCGACCACAACCGTGTGCTGATCAACGAAATCAACCAGAACCACGAGTCGAAGGTCCCGGACAACCTCAGCCGCAACGTCGGCCTCATCAGGGAGCTCAACGACAACATCCGCCGCGTCGTCGACCTCTACGCCGACCTCTCCGTCTCCTTCTCCAAGTCCATGGAGGCCGACTCCGGCCACAAGAGAAGCAGGCAGCAAGGCTAGCTAGAAATTAACACACACaatgcctctctctctctctctctctctctctctctctctctctctccttgcTTGTGATCAGAACTCTTGTTTGGATCTTCAACTGATTTTTCCTGCTCTTCGATTGTTGTTTGTGTCAATATAATTCGACTATAATTATTATCGTTATGATTATATGCATTATTGAAGGTGAgataaaggaagaagaaggaaggtgaGATTAAGGAGAAAGCTAGTTAAGAAAAAGGCAGAGAGGTTTGCACAAAATAGTTGATGCATAGTGACCGGAGGATGCTTCAATGCTTGTCTTGTCCACTTAAGGTTCTTTTGGTTTGTGGGCCATGCTTGCTTAAGGGGGACCCCACACTGCAAGTGTCCTATTCTATAGGAGAGATTCCATCAATAGTGTTCTCCCATGTTAATTTTGGCGGACCATATTAGGGTAAGCGAGCATGTTCATGAGTTTTtcagtttgaaaaatattttcgtatttaaaatgattaaatttgagaaaaatttaaatatatttttatcgaATTTAAGTGAGACTGAGATTGGCAAAGATAACTTTAATATTGACGGAAAGACAATTTTGACGTACTCTGTGTATACGTGTCAGAAAAATAAACCCAAAGGTCTATAGTTGGGAAATTAGTGTTACTTagaccctgcacacactcagacaagtatGAAGCATTAGAGACCAGATATTAGGGAAAAAGTCTCTGGCacagatcctccgacgctcaagttaaatcttttttttccaaaaaaaaaaatgtatgatagaaggaaaaaagaattgttgaagacGAGTGCGTATTTGGCCAAGGAAGAGGACCTCTCTTTTAATATGACTCTGCATACCTTTTGAACCTGACCACTGTCatagaatgtcgggtgtcagggatTGTCGGGTGAAAGAGGATGTACAACGACCTCCTATTAGTAGAAAGAAGGTTCCACTCGCAGGGAGTGACAGACCACTGGAATATTTCCTGGTGTATGACAGTTATTATTTAACAGGAGGTTATGATTCTTTGACATTGTTATCACTTAGTATTTTTCGTCCCGCCAAGGTTCAGTTATAAACAGCTCGGGATGATCGCTCAGATGTGCTATTAGGATTGAGTCTTGATGAAGAGGATGAGTTGTGGAGAACTGACCGGGTTTTTTCTGAGATATGGTGAGGAACCCATCTTTCACAATTTAACCGTTGAAGAACCGGTCGGGAgttgtcttggtaaaagtatcaggaCCATCTATAAAGAATGACCTGGGAAAATCCGATCAGCAAGGGGCAATCCAGGAACTAGTCCAAGCTTCATCTTATGTTTCAGATCTAGGGACCTACCCTGATTTGTGACCGACTAAGAATTATGCGGTTGGTGATGCGAAGCAGCTCAGATTTCCGTCTTCCCTTGACTGTTGACTGTCATAtcctcttgactattgactgtcatGTCCTCTTGATTTTTAACTTCCTGACTTTATCGGACCCCTCCTTTACTCATCGATATCATATttgatgattttttaaaatcaaatttgaatcaataatattttattcGATTATTTACGAATCACTCACGAGCTGAAGTCAAATTGAACTCTGTTtatgtatatataaattttaatttaaatatgctcAAATACGATTTTGAATTATAGTTCAATTATTCTCAAATTAAAGTATGAATATAATTCGAATTGAACTCaagttcaaattttattttgaatcgagctcaagttaaaattatttgtatttttgaatttcaaatcaaatttaacttggacacaaatattaatattttttctttttttttattttttttaataataaaatgtgTTGCTATAACATTTTACTGAGTTTACTCTTTGTCTACTGTTAGATACACCTAACATGTCGCGCAGATCTTGTCAATGCTTCACTTAGCCTACTACTTTGTTAAGTTTTCCGGCCCTTAGGTTATAAGAGAGACTCCTTGATGCCGTTAAACAAATTGTCAAAGATTAGTAGGAAATGATTAGAGGATTTTTATGAATTAGGATTTTACTTCTGTCACAAGGACTTTTAGGATTTCTTTGTTACTTTGTTTACATTTAGGTTTATGTTCTTTGAAATACATGGAGGCATTCAATTCCAAGAGCCCTAGAAGATTATTTAAGCTATTATTTTAGGATCGAACTATTAGATGAACCTAAGTCATTAGagatctcaaaaaaaaaaaaaaaatagaaattttgcgCCCTCCTATCTATAATCATCATTATTAGTTCTTTTAATCTCTATAGTAGTTTTATCCAAAACCACTACATGGACCTACCTTTACtagtaaaattttacaaactagtCTTCGGAGTCATCTTATGCCTTTGTTTTCCAATTTCAACAAAATTAGGTCAATTTAGCAAATTTAACCAAAATTTCTATATGGACTTAAATTGCTCGAATTTCAAACTTGAACCCTCTAGAGCCTCCACAGTTGTTATACACTATTAGTTCTTGTGTTGAAGTCCTAAAAGAAGCTATGTAACAAGTTTGATCAAAATTGCTATATTAATTCAAACAAACTCAAAATGGAATTCTTTTGTGTTTATTAGGGATTCTAGAGTCATCATATGCtttcattttctgtttttgaccATATTGGGtccatataataattttgaagataagctttttaagttttaaatctgGCCCCTATCCTATCTTTCTTGGAGCCTATGAAGTTGTTATATGCTATTAGTTTTGTAATTTGAGTCCTAATTAAGATGCCAATCGTTTTTCCAAAATTATTACATGgattcaaattgtcaaaatttaaAAGTAACCTTTCTGTTGTTCTTAAAGACTTTTGAGTCATTCTATGCTGTtacttttaatattttagtgcTAGGATCATATAACAGTTTTGGCTAAAACTTTAAAGACAACCTCAATAGTGTATTTTCTAGTCTCTTGATTTATCCATCTTATGCCTTTGTTTTCCAATTTTGACCATATTAGGTctgcaaaaaaaattctaaccaaAGTTGCTATATGGACATAAATGTTATTGCAATTCATGCCCCTAAACATgtggttttgatatttggacaaaGTTTATATTAGGGAAATATCAAGGTCTTACATTTGTGTCAATTGTGGTAAAACTTCACATGTATTCCATATGCAATTATTGAAATTCAGATAGGAGAACAAAATATGTGGCACTAGGAAAACCAAGAAGGTTAGAGACCTTCTCAATGGATTGAAGTCCTAATTATTAAGACCTTGCGAGCTAGAAGGGGGTGGGGGTGGGGTGAATAACTCTAATTGCTTCGTTATTGAGAACATGCAGCGGAAAATTTGAAGTGAACTTGAATTCACACACATAACACCTTAGTTTTACTTGATATCCAATACCTAGTCCTAAAGATTTACCACCACTATAATATTCTCCTTCTCAGATATCTTCCGGAGACAGAGACGCCTCTTACACTTTGTTCTTACAAGAACACAACAAgtaaatacaaaatacaaatacaaatacaaatgaagAGTTAAACAACTTTACAACGATCACTTTGCTTTGCTTGTTTCTTTATCACTTTTGAATGCCTCTTGATGGTTAAAAATATAGTATCACTTTGCCTCTAACCTTTTAAGAACCGACATCTTCCAATCTTCATGAAACCCTCTTTTATAGGGTAGCATTCGAGTTGATTTTCGCCTACCAATCAATTGGTAGACTTTACCAATTGACTATCACATTGGATCCAACTGTTTAAACCTATAGAATGACTATTTTTACCTGAGCAATTGATTACACCAATTGATTGTTAGTCGTCAGTCAAACTGACCAATCAATTCTGCAACATTCTGTTCACATGACATACTCTGTCAATCGATTACACAATCGATTAGCTCAGTCGATTTCACCAATCAATTGTCCCAGCTATCAATTGATTGCTAACCCTATTTCAACTTTTTCAAGATTGAATTCTTGTCTTGTATAGCATCCGGTTAACCTCAATCTATTAGGACTTCATTTGATCAATATtttgtcaatcttgacctgtcaaCACTTTCCGTTgctcaacatccggtcaatcttaacCTAGCAGGACTTCATCTTTGCCTAGTGTCCAATTGACCTCAACCTACCAAGACTTCCTCACTCATGTCAAGTATTTGGGatctatgacccacttggactgttAGAACACTTGAGAGCTAGAagtgggtgaatagctcgttttGCTTCTTTAAACATGATTTGTAGCAGAAACTTGACATGAAGAATCTACACAATGTTGACGATTGAATTTTACTTGGTATACATCTTcttgaggtgattaatccaagggtTCATTCCTCACTCATAgttccactatgaaaacctcttTTCCGAAGGAGGAGAAGTCATGTACAAACTTGAGCACcaaaatacaacaagaaacacaaataagattacaaataaaatcaaaaatgACTTTATAAGAATAAACCTTATTTTGCCTTTTCTTACTTTGGTTAGCTTCTTGATGCTTGAAAAGTGCAGTAACATTTGTCACCAAAATCTCAAGAATCGGCCTTGAATAAACTCCGCCAAAATCTTTTTTCTAGGGTTTCTTCGATGCCTCATAATTGATTAGCTTACCTATAATCGATTATCACATCAGCTTGCCCATTTAAAACATACAAAATGGCTCTTTTTCACTCATCACACCAATCAATTCGGCAACTTCTAATCGATTCCGAAGCTTTTTTTTCTTCGCAAAGAGCCTCCAATCAATTACCCCAATCGACTGACCCCTATTAAATTGATTACCTAATCAATTCCAACACCTTCTATGCTTTTCATGAAAACCTCACAATTGGTGGGTTAAGTGACTGCAAATGTTAAGTGAAGTGTGTCACCagaggagagtgatccagtgagcATGAGTCCCGGTGGAACTATAGGCATGGTCTAGCTTAGAgtcatttcggatgtctaagctgagactatgactagatcctggtcttagaAATATaggatctaagtcataaattgattgtatttttttaatgtgctaactctattttgtaggaacaTTTTTGTTGCTTGGATTAATGTGTTTTGTAGGAAATCAAAACTGCAAGTTGGTTGAAAAAAGAGTCTCTAGACGCCTAGAGGTCCAAGCACTCAGACagaatccgggcgcctggattggCCCGAACCTAGGCACTTAAGCAGAGGAGTTGGTGCATGTTGATTGGCTATCATACGTGAGAGTCCAAGCACCCAGACAAGTCCGGGCGCACGAAGATGAATGAAGTTTTAGAGATAGAGCTTTGAAGAGGCGTCGACACATCAATGGTCCGGGTTGCTAGACTAAGTCTAGGCACCCAGATATGGATAAGTTGGCGAAGGCCCAAAATCAGATAGGCCTCATCGGAGGCGCTCGGGGGTGATCTGGACGACTGGaaaaagcctataaaaaggacttCAACCAGAAGCTTCTATACATCATTTGATCCGAATTTCATACTCATGCGCTGCTCCAAAAAGACTCGTATGACACCCAAAGACTGacacctgttggtgcaatatcctttaggtcaaggttgactgagttgaccaagcttgggtcttggtcatagtttcgatgtttgacaatacatgtagacacatggacaatgcaggtgcaggtgttcatgtggggagattctgatcagggattgatcagtgtgattgaaggagagtcaagtaggtcaagagtgatcggatacctgactaggaagtcctaactggtatgttaggcagcagaagtgaaagtcctggtgagtgaagccaggcagaaggaaagccctagtgagtgaagctaggcagattggaaatcctggtgagtgaagccaggtgaaagtcctagtgagtgaagctaggcagaaggaaatcctagtgagtgaagctaggcagaaggaagtcctggtgagtgaagccaggcagaaggaaagccctagtaagtgaagctaggcagattggaaatcctggtgagtgaagccaggtgaaagtcctagtgagtgaagctaggcagaaggaaatcctggtgagtgaagccaggtgaaagtcctggtgagtgaagccaggcaagggaaaatccagatggatcaaggatgatcagacatctggtggaagtccaagtaggacaagagagtgaccggatacttggcacgacgagtaaagtccaagtgggtcaaagggattgaccagacacttggtgggaagtcctagcaggtcaaaggagtgaccagatgctaggcatgatgtatcaacaggtcaaggttgaccggatgttggtttgagaggcttgggacttggttttgggcaaaaaccaagtgctggatcgatcagtggatcgatccaggcctttcctagcgaacagagagcctctggatcgattcgtggatcgatccagatgtccaaatcgatcagtggatcgattgggacgcggctgctttgcgcgataagcgctggatcgatccgtggatcgatccaggcgtttttccagagcacagaggcgctctggatcgatccgtggatcgatccaaagcctccccgatcgattgggaatattcgaatcgatcgggatccgaccgttgcgtcgtatttgagctgcaggcgtgcgttggctgcagcatctcttcaccgtttcatctcagatcttcgccagctcctccacagcactctcaaagctcgtgatcgccagttcttgaaggttcttggaagctctccgagtcaagaggcggatcaaaggcaagaagagaagctagggttagggttttctgcattcattgtaagctttgtgcttgtatttggtttccctttccttcttcttgtaccgagagtcttgtagggcctctccgccctcggtagttaccgaaaaggagtgtttcatagtggagggtgcgtgcgtggtgtggatccttggattagtcacctcctttggaggtggataccaagtaaaatcctagtgttagcgtggttgtatttgtttctgtattttccgctgcatattcttgaagaaacaagcaacgccgagcaacgccaagcactgagcgaacgcgacgagctattcaccccccctctagctacttttcggtcctaacaacaCCAACACAGTGGCGGATCCAGACAAAAATATAAAGAGGtgctaaataaaaatttaagggGCGCAAAAAAAAATCTCGGGTCTTCAAATAGAAACCTATCGATAAAAATCATGCAACAAAGAAAGGGTGACAAATCAACTCACCTTGCTTTCGGtcacaaaaaaaaacattaaaaaaaaatggaaacaaGGACAATTTTGATTTCGgattgatttttgttttttttagctACAATGTCTtccgattttgaatttaaaaaaaattaaactcaaattagAAATAACAGTTCGAAGAATACCTACAATCAAAATATATGAAATAAGTCTAGTAAAAAGTAAACTAATTCAGATGTGAATAATTGAGTACCTTGAGAAGCAGACCTTGGATCTTCGAGTTTAAAAGAGAAATCCGCGGCATAATGCGAAAGGAAATCATGCGTTACTTTCTTCTCAGTGCATTTTCCAAATTACAACAACTTGCCAACAAATATACACAAAATCGATTACTATTCTAATAAATCCACAACCTTACCTTCAAGCTCCATCAATTCGAATATATTTCCGTATATTCCACCTGATCGAAATGAACAACTCAGAGTAGAATCAATATGACAGAATTCTG encodes the following:
- the LOC122040017 gene encoding protein ELF4-LIKE 3-like, encoding MEGGSGSAGQLDGKVMQTFQKNFVQVQSILDHNRVLINEINQNHESKVPDNLSRNVGLIRELNDNIRRVVDLYADLSVSFSKSMEADSGHKRSRQQG